In Juglans regia cultivar Chandler chromosome 13, Walnut 2.0, whole genome shotgun sequence, the following proteins share a genomic window:
- the LOC109003968 gene encoding protein PLANT CADMIUM RESISTANCE 2-like, translated as MYSSSNPEGYDPEFSDEQHIFVEDTTNSTGIPVSSDSQQYDDSSSFKPAVFRVQSRVRGPWSSGLCDCFTDKKTCCVTFWCPCITFGQIAEIVDKGSTSCGANGALYALICCVICCPSLYSCFYRSKMRQQYLLRETPCGDCLVHCFCEQCALCQEHRELKTRGFDMTIGWHGNVEQRNRGVTAAMKAPMAEAGMNR; from the exons ATGTATTCATCATCAAACCCAGAAGGTTATGATCCGGAGTTCTCCGACGAGCAGCATATATTCGTGGAGGACACCACGAATAGTACTGGTATTCCAGTCAGCTCCGACAGCCAACAATATGATGACTCTTCCAGTTTCAAGCCTGCTGTGTTTCGTGTTCAGTCTAGAGTTCGGGGCCCTTGGTCCTCCGGCCTCTGTGACTGTTTCACAGACAAAAAAACTT GTTGCGTGACCTTCTGGTGCCCCTGCATTACTTTTGGACAAATTGCAGAGATTGTGGATAAAGGATCAACAT CTTGTGGAGCGAATGGAGCTTTGTACGCACTAATCTGCTGCGTGATTTGCTGTCCAAGCCTGTACTCATGCTTTTACAGGTCGAAGATGAGGCAACAGTACCTGCTGCGGGAGACCCCCTGCGGAGATTGCTTGGTTCATTGCTTCTGTGAGCAATGTGCTTTGTGCCAAGAGCATCGTGAGCTCAAAACCCGTGGTTTCGACATGACCATCG GCTGGCATGGAAACGTGGAGCAACGTAATCGCGGGGTCACCGCGGCAATGAAGGCTCCGATGGCGGAAGCAGGCATGAATCGATAG